taaaaagtgaacataaTTGTAAGAATTGTATGAGCAAATGCCCACTCTTTCTGAAACTAAAACAAGCAAAATtaatttttatcctcacaggtcAAAATGCAAACACTAAGCGAACTGTTTGTATGATGGATTTCTGTAGTATTTTATCAGCATTACAATATTGACAATGGATAAGTGTAAACATGTAGGACGGCTGCGGCTTGCTCGGGATCATTCTATCGTGAACCCTCACAAATGGCATTGCATGGTGTGCAATACTACAGAATCTGTATGGGCCTGCCTCAGCTGCTCACATGTGGCTTGTGGAAGATACATTGAAGAACATGCACTAAAGCACTTTCAGGAAAGTAATCATCCTGTGGCATTGGAAGTTAATGAGCTGTACGTTTTCTGCTACCTTTGTGATGACTATGTTCTTAATGATAATGCAACTGGTGACTTAAAACTCTTGCGAAGTACACTAAGTGCAATCAAGAGTCAAAACTATGACTGCACTACTCGTAGTGGCAGGACTTTGCGATCAATGGGCACAAGTGATTATCTTTCCCATAATAATGCCCAAGCTTTGCTTCGTAATCAAGACCGTATGTTCACAGCTTTGTGGCATAGAAGGCATGCATTAATGGGTAAAGTGTTTAGATCTTGGTTTGAACAGACACCAAGTGGGAAAAGAATTTTAGAAGAAGAGAAGCTAAGAGAAGAGGCAGAAGAAAGAAGaatcaatgctaggaaaagaagaGAAGAGCGGAAGCGCCAGCTGaaggaagaaatggaaaaaatGCCTCCAAGGAAGAGCTTTCGCTTGCAAAATCAAAGTAGAGAATCCTCAGAAGTATCTCTCTATGCACTAAAAATGCTCCCAAATTTGGACTCTGCTGCAGAGCTGAAAGTTACAGCTACCTCAGAAGAagtaagattaaaaaaaattaatgactctCCAATTAAACGACGGCCTACAGTGACTCCTGGTGTAACAGGATTACGGAACTTGGGAAATACATGCTATATGAACTCTATTCTTCAGGTGTTGAGTCATTTGATCATATTTCGTGAATGTTTTTTAAAGCTTGATTTGAACCAAACTCAAGAGATGTTAGCTGCAGTGAGTGGGAAAACAAGATCATCCTTTAAGCAGCATCCCCCATCTGCTGGTTCTGTTTTTCTTGTGAACAAAAGCCAGGTGAAGACAAAGGCATCTTTAATGAGGCGATGTAGTGTGTCCTCAGGCTTAAGTGGTGGAGCATCAAGTAGTAGGAACATGGAACTTATTCAACCTAAGGAGCCAAGTTCAAAGCACATTTCTCTTTGTCACGAACTACATACATTGTTTCAAGTCATGTGGTCTGGCAAGTGGGCTTTGGTATCTCCTTTTGCCATGCTCCATTCTGTGTGGAGACTCATTCCAGCCTTCCGTGGTTATGCCCAACAAGACGCTCAAGAATTTCTCTGTGAACTTTTGGATAAAGTACAGCAGGAATTGGAGACAGCTGGGACAAAGTGTCCCGCCCTCATTCCCACTTCTCAAAGGAAGCTCATTAAACAGGTTTTGAATGTGGTCAACACCATTTTCCATGGACAGCTTTTAAGTCAGGTATGTTGTGGGTATTTATAGCAAAAACATATGAAGTAAATCATTACAAATGAGTTAATCTGAACAGTAAGTTGAAAATATAAGGTATTCAAGTGTATCCATGTCTATCAAAATTATTCAGTGCTATAGAAACGTATCAGGACCCTTACAGCAAAGTAAACAtaggaacatatgaaactgccttgcatagtagttttaaaagataaacCCATCAAGTGCTAAGTACACCAGTGAAAACGTTTTCAGTTTCTGAGAGTATTTTCTTAGCTGTTGTTACAGTATTCTGGGAATTTCAGTTTTCATGTTTTATTGGCTAAAAATATATAGTTCTCAAAATAGGAATCTTTCTATTCTATTACTCTTAAATATTGTTAGCCTGCACTACTAGTAGAGTGGGAAACTACCCCCCCATACATCAATAAACAGCTGTTCAGCAATCTTACTTGACATGCAGTAAGAGAACTTGAAAAATGACTTTCTGATGTAGCCAGGGTTGCAGGAGCTGTATAGCTGGTATACGGAAtttaggtaataataataataaccgatttatataccgcccttcaggacaacttaatgcccactcagagcggtttacaaagtatgtaattactatccccgcaacaaaacatcctgtgaggtgagtggggctgagagagctcccgctaactagcccaaagtcacccagctggcttcaagtgggggaattaaatccagctctccagattagagtcctgccctcttaaccactacgccaaactgatAATCAGATTGAAGATTATTAATGTCACTACATCAGTGGGCTATAATCATCATTCAGTAAATTATTAAGAATGTTGGTGCTGCAAATCAGTGACTATAGCAACTTACAAGCTcttagaaaatgtttataaggGGAGAACGGGTCAGTTATGAAATCCTAACAGCTCTAAGATACAAAAGATGCTGGTCTTACAGCAGCTGTTAACTTCTTGCAGACTTGAAGGAAACCTAAGTTAGAAGATCAGAGAAAGAAGGCATTAGAGTATCTTTCCTGATGTGTAATGAATACTGATTGTGACATATTCATATCAGAGGGCTAAGTAATGAGTGAACATATTCAACTGTAAATTAATATCTTCTGAAGCTGTCTTGGCCTTCTGCTTCACTTAGTAAATGGTTTATTTGTAGCAGGATATTGTATTAAAgtatattactattaattttttcttaagtattgaaaaaaaacccagcataaaCTAATCCAGGAACAAAATGGGAATATAATTATTAGCCAGTTTTGAACAAGAAATCTTTCCACACAACACAGCTATGCAGTCTGGTGCAACCTGTTGTGTTTTGAGACACACATTAGGAGAAACCGAGATCTGGAACTTGAGGGGGGTTTTCAGGTCAAAGCTGACTTGAATTTCTTATGACTGAATTGAGATGCTTGTATAATCCATGCTTGCAACATAGATGGCTGCAGCTGCTGTAGCTTTTCTACTTACCTAGTATAACCCCTTCTTTTAAAACCAACTGGTTTTGATATGATGCAACATCAGAAACATGCTTACCTTAAcaacaaacattttatttaactAACATCTTGTCAGCATGTTACTTTTCTTTTAAGAAAGTAAATATAGCTATTAATAGCTCTGTTAATTAATCAGTTAACACAGAGCACTTCCACTGACTTTGATGACtgctctggaagaaatggcttgTGAATTTCAGCCATAGTCTTTTACAACTATAGTTGTTTTATCAGAGCTCCCCTAGTATTCCTGGCATGCTGACTCTTGAATGCTTGCATTAGTCTTCCTTGCCTAAAGCACTAGACAAACATCTGACAATGCTGATGTTAAAAcactctgtattgtcgaaggctttcacggccggagaacgatggctgttgtgggttttccgggctgtattgccatggtcttgacattgtagttcctgacgtttcgccagcagctgtggctggctggatgccagccacagctgctggcgaaacgtcaggaactacaatgccaagaccacagcaatacagcccggaaaacccacaacagccattaaaACACTCTGTTGTACAGAGTGATCTCTGTCAATCAGTTGCAGTATTGGACCTTAGAGATGATCTGGTGAGGATATTTTATTGAGTTGGCAGAGCAGCCCATTTGGTATTCAGGTGGCAAGTTGATAGCTCTGTGTGCCTACACTTCTCACTTAGATGCTTGTGCAGAATTAAAATAAACAGGGCAGAAGAGTACTTAAAGCTAACTATGTTCCATAAAATACATGCCATGAAGCAGGACATCTTCCTGAGCTGTACATCAAAGTACCGTCATACTATTTTATAGGGGACTCCTCATGAAACAGCTGGCTTTCTAGAGTATTATCATGTTGGATACTATGGAAGAGCAGGTGTGTAAACTCTCAGATGTAAAATAATTTTACTGTGCTTGTCCTTCATAATTTATTTTCCTACTTTAGATTTATTTCTAGAACATGTAATGAAACTTTTGTACTGTTTACATGAATGCCAGTGTAATTTTTACCTTCAAGTTACCACTTTTATTGCTTCATTATAAATATATGGAACATaagaaaacattaaaatttataaaatattttcaagTAAGGTTATTTATAGCCTTTATATATGAAACGTTCAAACTAATAGAATATAAATAGTTCACTAGGAGAATAATTATAAATGTATTAAAATAGCAGCATCTGATTTGGGTGGTTATTTGTATTGAGGTCCTGATATCTATAACTctgattaaaatattttttagaaTCATAAATCTACTTGAAAAGCCTTTTTCAGAGACAATGGAGAACTGTACAGAAAAAACAGTGGTAATACGGCCTCTGAAACTATGGTAACAATAAGGACTAAAGAGCACAAAGAACTTTCACTGAGCAGTAGTGTTGTAGTTTTATTGGAATAAAATTATAAAACAGTAAAAGCCTATAATGTTTATTTAGACTGAAAGTACAGAATAGAAAGCAAGAGCAACTGTGTTGGTTAAGAAAAAGGAGATTCCTCTTGGTCATAGTAGTTAATAGCCATTAATGGACCTAACCTCTATTAATTTTGTCTAATTCTCTTTCAAAGGCCATTGCTACATGCTGTGGCAATGAATTTCATAGATTAATTTATCATTGTGTGACAGGTGCTTTTTTTGTATCCTGACTCTACTACACATCAGCTGTGTTGGATGTCCTCAAATTCTAGCATGGGAGAGGGAGACAGAGTTCTCTCTATAAAATGCACAGAGTGAAGGAAGTAGATAGGAAAAAAATGTCATGTCCCCACCACACCTTATCTGACttttttgtaaacaaacaaaaattagaCATTAAAGTGGTGCTGATGCTTTGACATAAAATAAACTTTTTCATCTGTGATTGCTGTACACTTACTTGCCATTTCTGTTATTGGAAGTGTCTGGGTCAAGGATGGAGTATTCCAGTATAAGTGAT
The Eublepharis macularius isolate TG4126 chromosome 9, MPM_Emac_v1.0, whole genome shotgun sequence genome window above contains:
- the USP44 gene encoding ubiquitin carboxyl-terminal hydrolase 44, with the protein product MDKCKHVGRLRLARDHSIVNPHKWHCMVCNTTESVWACLSCSHVACGRYIEEHALKHFQESNHPVALEVNELYVFCYLCDDYVLNDNATGDLKLLRSTLSAIKSQNYDCTTRSGRTLRSMGTSDYLSHNNAQALLRNQDRMFTALWHRRHALMGKVFRSWFEQTPSGKRILEEEKLREEAEERRINARKRREERKRQLKEEMEKMPPRKSFRLQNQSRESSEVSLYALKMLPNLDSAAELKVTATSEEVRLKKINDSPIKRRPTVTPGVTGLRNLGNTCYMNSILQVLSHLIIFRECFLKLDLNQTQEMLAAVSGKTRSSFKQHPPSAGSVFLVNKSQVKTKASLMRRCSVSSGLSGGASSSRNMELIQPKEPSSKHISLCHELHTLFQVMWSGKWALVSPFAMLHSVWRLIPAFRGYAQQDAQEFLCELLDKVQQELETAGTKCPALIPTSQRKLIKQVLNVVNTIFHGQLLSQVTCLVCDNKSNTIEPFWDLSLEFPERYHCNGKETTCQHPCLLTEMLAKFTETEALEGKIYACDKCNTKRRKFSSKPVILTEAQKQLMVCRLPQVLRLHLKRFRWSGRNHREKIGVHVSFDQILNMEPYCCRDCLKSLVPDCFIYDLSAVVMHHGKGFGSGHYTAYCYNSEGGFWVHCNDSKLDMCTMEEVCKAQAYILFYTQRVTQANGQCRTSSLGLPPVKQPNTEVNCSS